The following are from one region of the Microtus ochrogaster isolate Prairie Vole_2 chromosome 17, MicOch1.0, whole genome shotgun sequence genome:
- the Trim35 gene encoding tripartite motif-containing protein 35, producing MEPGPSVSPGPSLSFKEELLCAVCYDPFRDAVTLRCGHNFCRRCVSGCWEVQTTPSCPVCKERAAPGELRTNHTLNNLVETLLREEAEGARWTGRRSPRPCRTHRAPLTLFCLEDKELLCYACQAEARHQEHRVQPIKDTAQDFRAKCKNMEHVLREKAKAFWSLRRTYEAIAKHNEVQTTWLESRIRDEFDKLRDFLRVEEQATLDAMKEESRKKHLLAEERMKQLAEQTEALAREIERLQMEMKEDDMTFLMKHKSRKRRLFCTVEPAPLQPGLLMDACKYLESLQYRVWKKMLGSVESVPFSLDPNTAAGWLKVADDLTSVINHGYRVQVENPERFSSAPCLLGSQVFSKGSHSWEVDVGGLPSWRVGVVRVQAHMQAQAQADVGGEGHTHSCYHDTRSGFWYLCRTQGVDGDHCMTSDTAIAPLVQAMPRRLRVELECEEGELSFYDSERHCHLYTFHAHFGEVRPYFYLGSSRSDGPPEPLRICHLRVSIKEELDI from the exons ATGGAGCCGGGCCCCTCTGTTTCCCCGGGACCTTCGCTCTCCTTCAAAGAGGAGCTTCTGTGTGCTGTATGCTACGACCCGTTCCGCGACGCGGTGACGCTGCGCTGCGGCCACAACTTTTGCCGCCGGTGTGTGAGCGGCTGCTGGGAGGTGCAGACGACGCCCTCGTGCCCGGTGTGCAAGGAACGTGCGGCTCCCGGGGAGCTGCGCACCAACCACACTCTCAACAACCTGGTGGAGACCCTGCTGCGGGAGGAGGCCGAGGGAGCGCGCTGGACAGGTCGCCGATCCCCGCGACCCTGCCGCACGCACCGCGCCCCTCTTACTCTCTTCTGTCTGGAGGACAAGGAGCTGCTGTGCTATGCCTGCCAGGCTGAAGCCCGGCACCAGGAGCATCGCGTGCAGCCCATCAAGGACACTGCACAGGACTTCCGG GCCAAGTGTAAGAACATGGAGCATGTGCTTCGAGAGAAAGCCAAGGCCTTTTGGTCCCTGAGGCGTACCTATGAGGCCATCGCCAAACACAATGAG GTGCAGACGACTTGGCTGGAAAGCCGCATCCGGGATGAGTTTGACAAGCTCCGAGATTTCCTGAGGGTGGAGGAACAGGCCACTTTGGATGCCATGAaagaagagagcagaaagaagcaCTTGCTGGCTGAGGAGAGGATGAAACAGCTGGCAGAACAGACCGAGGCCCTGGCTCGTGAGATTGAACGGCTGCAGATGGAGATGAAAGAGGATGACATGACTTTCCTCATG aaacacAAGAGCCGAAAGCGCCG ACTCTTTTGCACCGTGGAGccagctcctctccagcctggcttGCTGATGGATGCATGCAAGTATCTGGAGTCCCTGCAGTACCGTGTCTGGAAGAAGATGCTTGGGTCTGTTGAATCTG tgccCTTCAGCTTGGATCCCAATACAGCTGCCGGCTGGCTCAAAGTGGCTGATGACCTCACGAGTGTCATCAACCATGGCTACCGCGTGCAGGTGGAGAATCCCGAGCGCTTCTCCTCGGCGCCCTGCTTGCTGGGCTCTCAAGTGTTCTCGAAGGGCTCCCACTCCTGGGAGGTGGATGTGGGTGGCCTGCCGAGCTGGCGGGTGGGTGTGGTGAGGGTCCAGGCGCACATGCAGGCGCAGGCACAGGCTGATGTGGGTGGCGAAggccacacacacagctgctaCCACGACACCCGTTCTGGCTTCTGGTACCTCTGCCGCACGCAGGGTGTGGACGGAGACCACTGCATGACTTCAGACACAGCCATAGCCCCTCTTGTCCAGGCCATGCCTCGCCGGCTGCGTGTGGAGCTGGAGTGTGAGGAGGGTGAGCTGTCCTTCTATGACTCTGAGCGCCACTGCCACCTGTACACCTTCCATGCCCACTTTGGGGAAGTGAGGCCCTACTTCTACCTGGGGTCCTCTCGGAGTGATGGTCCCCCAGAGCCTCTGCGCATCTGCCATCTGCGTGTCTCCATCAAGGAAGAGCTGGACATCTGA